The region TCCTGCCTTGTTCATATTCGGCTAAACATTTTCCTTTATTTGTTAAATCATTTTTTTGTTCTTCCGTCAGCATATTGACCTCTGATGGCCAGCTTATCTCAAACGCTTGTCGCAAAGCACTGGTAAGCCTCCCCTGAGGTGTGGGGCCATGAAAGTAAATCAATTTTTTAGCATGCTCAATTACACTAACTACTATTTGATGAAATGCCTTGCCTGATATCATGAAATAATTGGGATTTATCCGTGTTTTAAGCACCCGGCGGACATATAAATCACGGTGGGTCGAGCAATAAGTGTTGCTAACCTCATACACCGCTAACCGTTCCTCATATGCAGGCGCTAGCGGCGGTTGATGCCAGTTCCAGCCCCGAAGCTCATCATCAACATCCAACACCCGGGCTTTAGGCAGCATTTTCTTTAAAAACATTTTTCGCTCAATTTCATTTAGAAAATACATTTGTCTACTCGCTCCTTTGTCCAAATATCAATGTCACCGCAAAACCGCCGATACTCACAGTCACGGCACTTATTTACCTTACGCTGACGCTCAGGCACACGCTCACTCCGGATTATTTGTCTAATTTTATCAATAATTTCATAGACAAACTCCCTTGCATTAGGCGTTATTTCTACCGGGATTATCTCATTTTTCGGTACAAGATACAGCAAACCGTTTCTAACAGTACACCGGTAGTAATCCTCAAGCAGCATGGCATAGCTGACCAATTGATATTTGTGGTTTAATGATGCCGATCGTTCCGTAAATTTGTACTCCACAGGATAATACTGCTTGTCAACCACAATATGCATATCAAGTTTACCTTGAAGACCAATACGCTCAGATTCTAAATAAGTATGAAAAACACGCTCACCTTCAGCCAGCCGGTATCTTTTTAGAGTTCGGCGTTCCTCCAGCTTGTCCAAGACCATATGCTCTACCTTACCTGACTCCATTTTGTAGGTAGTCTTTTTACTGACAGGACAAATATACAAAAAATAGATAATTCGCGGGCAATAGATATACTGCTTAATATCAGTGACTTTCAAGTTCATGTCCGGCCTCAATATATGTATTGATTGATTTCAACAATCCAATATCTTTGTCGCACACAGGTACAATAACAATTTTGGCCCGCTGTCGGCCAATAATCTTTTTTAGTTTGAGAAAAAGTTCTTCCCGCCGGTTTTGATTAAGCTGGCCGAAAAAGGTACTATACTGGACATGCTTAAGCCCGTAGTCTTTGCATATTTCGAAAATCCGGGTCCGAAGCTTATCTTCTTCAATATCATAAATTACAAAATTATTCATATTACCACTTACTTACAAACGGCTTATATTTGGCTTCACCACGGACAAAAGTGGCTATCCGCCGTGCCTGAAGCTGAATAATTGTTTTAAGCCGCTGTTTCTTTCCCTGAAAGTATTCCGGCGTTTCCAACCGTTCGTTAATTTTATTTGATAAACTGCGCCGGGTATCTGCGTTCAGCATGCCGTCAACCATGCCAGGCTCAGCACCCTTATTGACTAGCGCAATAACTACCCGGTCAACTACCGGCTGGCGGAATTCCTCCATAAAATCGTAAACCAAACTTTTCTTCCCCGGGCGGTCAACATGCAAAAATCCTCCGAAAGGGTCAAGTCCGGCAAGAGTTAGCGCTGTCTCAACCTGATGAGCCAGGATGCCATACCCATAATTTAGCATAGAATTAACAGGGTCTTGCGCTCCCCGGTGCTCCCGCCCCGGAAATTCAATTTTGCCTGATGTCAAAAGTTTTACACACTCCCAGTACATGTTGCCGATACGCCCCTCAAGCGCCATTACCGTGCCGCGTATTTCATCAACACATGTTCCCTTTATTCCCGGCAATCCTTTAGCTACCTCCCCCATATGATCAAGCAATCCGGCAACTTGGGAATAGTCTTCAGGATTGGCTGTCTTGCGGTATTTAGCGAAATATTTGACGGTATTTATCTGATTAGTAATTTTTCCGCCAATAAAAGCTTTAGCAATATCCACACTCCGGCTATCGCGAAAAGCAAACAGTTGCTCCCGGCGGGTAGCTACCGTCCCGGTAAGTGCAAGCGGCAATAGTTTGGCATACGGATTGCCGTTTGGTGTCATGAAGTTTATGGCAATGCCATGTTCCATACATTCCAGAATAGCATCTGTAGAAATACTTACTCCCAAACAATCTATCACTACCTGTTCAAGGTCGTGAAAGGGGTATTCACCGACGACTTGACCTTTTTCTTTAAGAATAAGCCGTTCACTTTTTTTGCCTAAAGATGATCCATAGGCAGAAACAAATAGCTGCACATTCTCACACCCACAATAATATAATTACAAGCATTATTTCCATTTTTTGTTCAATATTTACTATTTTTCGATAAAAATTAAAATAAAGCTGACTTCAGTCGGAAGCCAGCTTCTAAACTTTTGACTAATATCTTATAACGGGAAACAAGGACGCGGAAAACAGAATCTACGCGGAAAACAGAATCTACGCGGGAAGCAGAATCTACGCGGGAAGCAGAATCTACGCGGGAAACATCCAAAAGGAAAACACCCAAACTGCCGGGGGAAACAAAACCGGCGGGGATAGCAACCAAACCCAAAGCCAAATATAAATTGACGATCGTCACTCCTCGTAGTGCTTTCTTCTTCCCATTCTTCTTCATCATCCCATTCCTCAATCTCAGGATCTTCCCAGTAAAGGTGCTTTCTATCAGCCATTCAACTACCTCCTTAACCCTTTTTGTTACATAATATGCAGACATTTATTTCACGGTTACTAATAAATTATTCCAATAGTGACCAAAGTCAGGTAATTATTAGCAGTATGGAAAAGTACTGGTATCCATAGAGATTTAACCCGGTTCCTATCCATGCTCATACACAAGTATTCTAATAAATGCTTATTGTCTACATAATGGAGATATAGCAATACACTCAACACCAACTTGCCGCAAAATAATCCCCCGCAGACATAGGTTTTTGGCCTATTATCTGCGGGGGGTAGCCTTTTTAAACCGGTTATGGGTATTTATTCCTCAAAAACCGTTTTTAGTGATATAGTTAAGTCTTCTAATACACCTACTTCGATTTCGTCCTGCTCGCTATACATTCCAGGCTTGCCATAATGGCCATCACTACCAAGTTTAAAGACCAGTACAGTGTTATCATTGGGATGCACAATCCAATATTCTTTGACGCCTGAACTTTCATACAGGCGAAACTTATCTCGTAAGTCTTTAAACGCTGATCCCGGACAGATAATTTCAACAATTAAGTCAGGAGCGCCGGTACAGCCTTTGTCGTCAAGCTTACTCTTATCACACACTACAACTATATCAGGCTGTACAACATTTGTTGCCGTTTCATCAGTCTCATTACTTTGCGGCAACCGCACATCAAACGGTGCCGAATATACCCGGCAGGATTTATCCAGCAAATAATTTGAAAATTGCCGCAGCATTTCGACCAAAATCTCTTGATGCCGCCGGGATGGAGCAGGACTCATATTATGCGGCACACCGTCAATAAGCTCCCAGCGCTCTTCAAGCGGCCAAGTTAAGTAGTCGGCGTAGGTGTATTTTTTATGTTTGGGTAGCGGATGGGACATGAATGCACCTCCTATGGGATTACTCCAAACCATATTCGCTATCATAAGATAGATTGACCAAGTTGGGCTGCCCCTTTGCTCCAAATATAACCCTACGTTTTTTAGCAAGCTTATCAAATTGCTTCCAACCTAAGGACACAAATAATTCGTTTGCACTTAGCGGGTCATTTTTATTTATAAACCTAATATATTCATCCTTTAAACTCATAGGCAACACTTCGATACTGTCAAAAGCTTTATAAAACTCGTCTTCCAAAAACTTGTCAGCAGCAAACGCTTTTAGATTACTAATACAAACATCATTAAATTCCGTAAAAGCATTCAAATAATTCTGATTCCAGTTTTCCGCAATTTTATCTTGATATATGTTGTCCAAATATGTAGTGATTTGCTTCTCGTCAATAAATTGTCCATTAATATCTTGCAATATAATTAGAGCCTGCTCAACTATGCTTTGTTCATATACCGCACCGTCACATGGTTGAGTAAAAACGTAAACCGGCGCCCATTCATAAATACGTCTGCGGTTTATCCGCCCAAATCTTTGAACTAGCGCTTCAAGTGGTGCCGGATCAGAATAAAGCACATCTAAATCAATATTTAAGCTGACCTCAACCACTTGAGTGGCAACAATAACTAAAGATTGTTCAGAGGATTCACTGCCGCCAGCAGCTACAATAATATCTCTTTCTTTTATCGTACGATCTCGGTTATTGAATCTGCCATGTAATAACATGATCGGCACTTGCTGCCCCAGTTTGTCTTTTAATTGTTGATACACCTGTTGCGTACGTTTAATAGTATTACAACAAATTAATACCTTTTTTCCTGAGCGTGCTTCAAGTTCAATCTCACCTAGTATGTCTTCTGCAGTCAAATCTCCCGGCCGAATAAACAACCTATGTCGCCGGAACTTTTCAAATACTTCGTCTGTAGCTTTGATTAAACGATAGTTGCCTAATATTTGTTCAAGCTTCTCAATTACTATGCCAGGTAAGGTAGCTGACATAACAAAAAACTTTGCATGATAAGTTTCACGCAGGTATTTTACAGTCGCAAATATCTGTGCCAACCGCCTAGGCGCATACGCGTGAATTTCATCTAAAATGAACGCCGCATTAAAACAATCTGTCAATAAAGTTTCATACCCTTTTAACCGATATGTAGCTTTGAGTATTTGGTACGGACTTAAAACTCTTACCGGATAGCAATATAACCGTGCTAATGTCTTTTCCCATTTGGCCAGCTTAGCTGCTACTTTGTTATCCAGCTTTTCTTCCAAATAACGTCTATATTGGACTAATATACTTCGACTATGTTCCAGTCCTACCGCCCCCGGAAAGCTATCCGCGGTTAAACGCTCATACATGGCATTCATGCTAGCTTGGTAAGGCAGGCAGTAAATCAGGCGCGGCATAGCCTTGCCTTGTTCAGTCTGGGAGCAAGCCCATAATATGGCCGCTTCGGTTTTGCCAGAACCAGTAGGTGCTATCAGCACTGCAGAGCCCTTAGTCTTGACAGACTCTTTTTGGTGGGGATACAAACTATCAATTGATTTATTCCAATGATTAATTAGTTTTTCAGGATTCTGTACCGGAGAAGGCGGTATTTCCACGTGAGCTGAAGCAACATGGTCACTGCTAATAACGTGGCCACGAAGCAAAATCGAACTAAGCCTAAACTCAGAAATATTATTACCAGTCTCTTGCCAGACAGTAAGTTTATTTAAATAATAACGGATTGTCTTGTACGCCTTACTTGAAAAGGATTCATTATCAAATTGTATGAACTTAATATGATCAATTCTACAACTAGTAAACCCTAGCTCATTAATCCAACAATTTGAGTACTCTGCTAACCAGCGCCAAAGCTTTTGCAAAGTCACTTCCTTAAGTTGAGTAATCATCTTTGTTACCGGATCATCTTCCGATCCATCTATCACTAAAGTTAGGTCGGATAAATCGGCGCCCTCCTTGTGGTGATAAGCCACCGCCGCAGCTATCCAATACTTCTCTTCTTCTGACAACCCATCCAGCCAGTCTACAAAAGCCAAAGACAAAACCTCGTGGCGATGTCCCCATGTTTTGCCGCCTTGTCGAAGCATCTGCTGAAAACCAAGTGCGGCCTTACCAAAATCATGTATCATGCAAGCCCAAAATAAACAATTCCAAAGCTTTGGGAATCCAATAGTTTCAGCAAGATTAGGACGTAGCTTCTTCAATTCGGCAAGTCGTTTTAAAACTTCAAAGGTATGAGAAAATAGCGTTTCGCCGGATATATTGGGCTGAACCGGACTCTTAGCCCAAATATCGTCCAACCAATCAGGACATTGACATTTATTATTTTCCACCTCTGCCTCCGGTAAAACCATGAAATAAAAGACCTAAATTGACACCTTTATTTACTGGCATGGAAGCATCAACCCAATACTGTTCGGCTGCAACCTTGAGAAATTCTTGTGAATCAGTAGTATGTATCCGTTGATTGAGTACAACATAACGTTCAAAAGTTGGCGCACGTCCTTTAGAATAATCAAGAAAACGCGGCATAAGAACCGAATATCCTCGGGCCGTCTTCATTGAAAACTCATACGGAGCAAGCGTATGTTCAAAATATGCGTCCTCTTTTTTGCATAGATCAACAATCTGAATATCGGTATACGTGAATAAATCTTGCGACCTGCCCAAAGCTACAGGGTAACGCGGCGAGTAAAAATATTGAAGCCACTCAGGCTTGTTAATATAGAGCACAAGTTTAGGTTTAAAGAAAATAGTACGTTTATAAGGATTTACAGCCCCCTCAAGCACCTTTGGCATGACGGTTCCTGGTAACTTACCGCCAGCCGCTGCTAATACATGAATGTGCTCAACATCGTCAAATTTGCCTTCATGTGTAAAATGATATGCAAATAAAACCTCTTCCGGATCAATCCATTCGCCAATGGCACTGCAAATGTGGCCGTAAATCGTTGCTGGCGGCGGCATTTCAAACGTTGGCTGAATGCCTAGCATAAAGTGAGGATAGCGGAAAGAAGTTGTTAAACCTTCCGCCGTTACCCGCAAAACCTTCATAAGAAAGCCTCCTAATCAAGCCAATTGACATTTTCATTCTTATTAAGTTCAGCGACAATTTGTTTAAAAACTTCACGAGGATGGCTAATCTTAATCGAAGTAATTTGACTTTTTGCACAAAATTGCTCAAATTTTTCCCGCTCGTTGTCTAAGTATCCTTTTGCCCACCCAATATAAATATTTGATAAAATTTCATCAGCAAATACCGTTAATACTTCTTGTAGCGCTTCTGTCTTTATTTCAGGTAAATTGCGGGAGTTATGTCCAACTACATAATTAAAAATATGATTACCGCCCCTGGTCACAGCAAGTAATACCAGCGGCGAAGTTACATCGGTGTAATGAAGCGATTGCTTTGCCCCGCCATTAAGTACAGCCATACCTTCCATTAAGGCCGCTATCCGTTCAATCCGTTGCTCCTTTGGCAGTCTATATGCCTTTTCGCTTTCCAAATGCTCCAAACCTAACTGCTCTGCTTCTTTCGTGCGAACTTCGTCGAGATTTCTATATCCAGTCTTTTTGCAATACCAATATGTACCTGTAGCGTTAAGATCTAAGGAAAACAAACCTTTTAAAGTAGTGCGGTAAAATTGATGTTCATACGGTACAGGATTACCTTCTTGTCGAGCCATCACACCAAAATCTTCGGTAATATTAGCAAGTGGTGCAATAGAAACTAATGTGCTCATTCTAAACGGCGAAACTCGCGTAACAGTATCAACCGTTTCGGTTGAAGACATTAGTTGCGCGTCTGCTTCTCGTTTAGCCTTGGCTGATTCCCTTTTTGACGGTGCCCGCATGTAGCCAAACAAATCATCATCCCACCATTTTATCGGATCAGCATCTGTATAGGCGATTTTGTCTTCCCGATAAACAGGGGAGGCTTTCCAGTTTGATTTTAAATTCTCCAGTGTTGTCCTGAGCCAATACCGGTACGCTTGAGCCGAGACATAGGGGTAGTATCCTTCCTTAGTTCTAATTAGCTTGACACCCACTTTGTTATCAGTACGCTCACCCGGCATATTCCCCAGATTGTTTAAAGCCGATGCTTGGGCATCAATTAGAACCACTCCTGTCACAAATGCCATTTTTTACTCCTCCTTATCTTCTTCACTTTCTAAGTTAGTAAATACATCACTGTTTTTGCTAAACCATTCAAGTTCATATAGTTTCTCGACCACTTTGATTAACACAAGATCCCGTGCTAAACGCCAATCAGAGTATGCAAATTCTTCTGCTTCCTCGAAAACGCTTAAATACAAATCAAAATCAAGTATAAGACTATTTCCTTGCTTAACATTTCTCATATTAGCCTTAATTAAAATATTTCTCAGATACTCGTACTTGTTGACCCGATAAAAGTCTGTAAAAAATTTCTTATCGTTCTCCTGTCTTATATATTCGGCTAATCTTTCTCCCAACAAAGCAATCTTTTCTATTCGTTCACTGTTCATTTTCATCACCTTCCTTAGAAACAATTTAGTGATCTCCCACGAAACCAAATTATATTCCTGTTCAAGAGAGTAAGCTAGGCGCGGATCTTCGTCAGAACCTTTAGAGGAAGGAACCCGTAAAAAGTAGCGTCTGATAAAAGCTAGAACGCCATTAGGCAATTTGAATAAGTCCTCGTATAAAAAATTTCGGAGAGGTTTATCCTCATTTACTCCTTTGCTCTTTTTCTTGAGCGCGACTCCCCCTGAATGCTGCCAAGCTCTATTTACAATCTCTTGCCACTTAATTTTATACGTTGAATTTATAAATATTTGTTTAAAAAAATCCGTTAATTCCAGCGGCAAATAATATATGCTCAAAGGCGGATTCTGCTCATCTAACGCATTAGATTGGCCGCTATTTGTCAAATGATATGCTGTAACCGATACAAAGCCAGTCTCTTCCAATTCAGCCTGACGATATTTTTCTATCCGCAGAAAGGTATCAATAAGCAAAGTCCTGGCCGACATTTTGGCTTCTGGCATCTTTTTACTTCCCGACTCCTGCGCCAAAAGCATGACTTCACGGTTATACTGTAAAAACTCTGCCGCAAACCGAAAGGTAATATCAGGATTATCAGAATGTACCGCCAATAGCCTTCCTCCACACTTAGCACAGCCTAAAGGAAAGGCTTGTAAACATAACGCTGCTTTTCCTGAAACTGGCAGACCAGCATCCCCCCATGGATGGAAGTTGATAACTCCCTCACCAGTTAACAGCGGAATATGCTGCCTGAAGGCTCTGCCGGGAGGAAGCTTGTCCGAAAACGCCGCCGTTGTAACAGGTTCACCGGTAAATACGCATCGTTGCTCAGATGTATTATCGCTAGTACTAAAACTGCGCAAAATTCGATTGGCATACTCTCGTCTTTTTTCCGGTTGTTTGTCAAAAGCTGGCTGATTAAACCATGCATTCGTAGTGAAAGCTACCCCCAAAAAAGATTTCAACGGGTCTCGCCCGTAATTTTCTTCGATAAAAGTAGCAGCACGCTCTAAATCTTCTTGGGTCAGTTCTGTAGGTTTGAACTTTTTCGCTAACGCACATATAGTCGCAACTCCAATATCATAAAAGGGATGCCCAGTATACTGGAGCATTCAGTATTCCCCCTATTCCCTTA is a window of Sporomusaceae bacterium ACPt DNA encoding:
- the cas4 gene encoding CRISPR-associated exonuclease Cas4; protein product: MNLKVTDIKQYIYCPRIIYFLYICPVSKKTTYKMESGKVEHMVLDKLEERRTLKRYRLAEGERVFHTYLESERIGLQGKLDMHIVVDKQYYPVEYKFTERSASLNHKYQLVSYAMLLEDYYRCTVRNGLLYLVPKNEIIPVEITPNAREFVYEIIDKIRQIIRSERVPERQRKVNKCRDCEYRRFCGDIDIWTKERVDKCIF
- the cas2_2 gene encoding CRISPR-associated endoribonuclease Cas2, with the protein product MNNFVIYDIEEDKLRTRIFEICKDYGLKHVQYSTFFGQLNQNRREELFLKLKKIIGRQRAKIVIVPVCDKDIGLLKSINTYIEAGHELESH
- the cas1-1 gene encoding CRISPR-associated endonuclease Cas1 1 produces the protein MQLFVSAYGSSLGKKSERLILKEKGQVVGEYPFHDLEQVVIDCLGVSISTDAILECMEHGIAINFMTPNGNPYAKLLPLALTGTVATRREQLFAFRDSRSVDIAKAFIGGKITNQINTVKYFAKYRKTANPEDYSQVAGLLDHMGEVAKGLPGIKGTCVDEIRGTVMALEGRIGNMYWECVKLLTSGKIEFPGREHRGAQDPVNSMLNYGYGILAHQVETALTLAGLDPFGGFLHVDRPGKKSLVYDFMEEFRQPVVDRVVIALVNKGAEPGMVDGMLNADTRRSLSNKINERLETPEYFQGKKQRLKTIIQLQARRIATFVRGEAKYKPFVSKW